A DNA window from Parabacteroides johnsonii DSM 18315 contains the following coding sequences:
- a CDS encoding DUF2723 domain-containing protein, producing MGKYKLINNVLGWIVFAIASTVYLMTMEPTASFWDCGEFISSAYKLEVGHPPGAPFFMLTANLFTQLASDPSTVAKMVNTMSALFSGLTILFLFWSITHLARKIIVKDGEEASLGQMITIMGSGLVGALAYTFSDTFWFSAVEGEVYAYSSLFTAVVFWLILKWEATYDKPHADRWIVLIAYLMGLSIGVHLLNLLCIPAIVLVYYYKKFPNPTMKGTLVALLVSFAIVALMMYGVVQGLVEVCGYFELLFVNVLGMPYNSGVFAYVIIVAGVLIWSIWETMRDEIHPTRMKIAFILSIVLIGIPFIGSGYVLAVILTAALSLYLFRSKKVDIKTLNTVLVCLMVVVVGYSSYALTLIRATADTPMNQNAPSDIFTLRTYLAREQYGKVPLLYGQTYVSEVQRENQGGSCVPVTTEGEPTWSRVIKKDKNEKDRYYVSRTDQEYKYVDELNMLFPRMYSSDPRHVQAYKDWAQVKGQPVKYNYCGEMKSVMKPTFAENLRFFFSYQLNFMYWRYFMWNFSGRQNDIQGNGEVLNGNWITGIPFIDEVLVGPQEDMPFDIVNNKGHNVYYMLPLLLGILGLLFQAYSGQKGIQSFWVTFFLFFMTGLAIVLYLNQTPYQPRERDYAYAGSFYAFCIWIGFGVAALAKGLERYGKLNPVIAGSVATVLCLFIPIQMAGQNWDDHDRSGRYVCRDFGSNYLESCEPNAIIFTNGDNDTFPLWYAQEVEGVRTDVRVCNTSYLQTDWYIDQMKKQAYESAPLPITWTRDQYIQGTRDAAYVFPLTKDSIDLNTALNFVRSDDPKFKKIPGINQELDYIPADKLYYKVDSIAGAKILGGKTDGMVDQMMINLAGKNALGKQELTILDMLQTNNFERPMYYAITVSPDQFVNLDGYFEQTGLAYQVVPKNANKAVNTDKMYDNVMNKFKWGGVDKPGVYIDENVMRMCKSYRMMLFNKLAEALVKEGKNDKALEVLDKCMQVLPPENVPLDYTALSTGELYYVLGQKEKAAEIFTGIADNMMRNINWYFRLNPMQLSSVETELLQDMQVLNQVLLINKHYNPEFNKKYQEEFDNYRMAYESAGRRE from the coding sequence ATGGGAAAGTATAAATTGATCAACAACGTGTTGGGCTGGATCGTCTTTGCGATCGCTTCAACCGTCTATTTGATGACTATGGAACCCACTGCCAGTTTCTGGGATTGCGGTGAGTTCATTTCTTCAGCTTACAAGCTAGAAGTAGGGCATCCCCCCGGAGCACCGTTCTTTATGTTGACAGCCAACCTGTTCACACAACTTGCATCCGACCCGTCCACAGTGGCAAAGATGGTAAATACGATGTCCGCCTTATTTAGCGGACTGACGATCTTGTTCCTTTTCTGGAGTATCACCCATCTTGCACGCAAGATTATTGTGAAAGATGGAGAAGAAGCATCTTTAGGCCAGATGATTACCATTATGGGTAGCGGTCTGGTCGGAGCACTGGCTTATACATTCAGTGATACGTTCTGGTTCAGTGCCGTGGAAGGGGAAGTGTATGCCTATTCATCACTCTTTACAGCCGTTGTTTTCTGGCTGATTCTGAAGTGGGAGGCTACCTACGACAAACCGCATGCAGACCGCTGGATCGTACTGATCGCTTATCTGATGGGGTTGAGTATCGGTGTCCACTTGCTGAACTTGCTGTGTATTCCGGCTATCGTGCTGGTATATTACTATAAGAAATTCCCGAATCCTACGATGAAAGGTACATTGGTTGCCCTGCTCGTTTCCTTCGCTATCGTTGCGCTGATGATGTATGGTGTCGTACAGGGGCTGGTCGAGGTTTGCGGCTATTTCGAACTGTTGTTTGTCAATGTATTAGGCATGCCTTACAATTCCGGAGTATTTGCTTATGTGATCATTGTGGCAGGCGTATTGATCTGGTCTATCTGGGAAACCATGCGCGACGAGATCCATCCGACACGCATGAAAATCGCTTTCATCTTGTCGATCGTATTGATCGGTATTCCGTTTATCGGTAGCGGTTATGTGTTGGCGGTCATTCTGACTGCTGCATTGAGTCTGTACCTATTCAGGAGCAAGAAGGTGGATATTAAGACACTGAATACGGTTTTAGTCTGCCTGATGGTAGTTGTTGTGGGCTATTCTTCGTATGCACTGACACTGATCCGTGCAACGGCCGACACGCCGATGAACCAGAACGCACCGAGCGATATCTTTACGTTGCGTACCTATCTGGCACGTGAACAGTATGGTAAGGTTCCGCTCCTCTACGGGCAGACCTACGTCTCGGAAGTACAGCGCGAAAATCAGGGAGGAAGTTGCGTGCCTGTCACGACAGAAGGCGAACCGACCTGGAGCCGCGTGATCAAGAAGGACAAAAACGAAAAAGACCGTTATTATGTGTCCCGCACCGACCAGGAATACAAATATGTCGACGAGCTGAACATGTTGTTCCCGCGTATGTATAGTTCCGACCCGCGCCATGTACAAGCCTACAAGGATTGGGCGCAGGTAAAAGGGCAACCGGTGAAATATAACTATTGCGGAGAAATGAAGAGCGTAATGAAACCGACATTCGCGGAAAACCTGAGGTTTTTCTTCTCTTACCAGTTGAACTTTATGTACTGGCGCTACTTCATGTGGAACTTCTCCGGCCGTCAGAACGACATCCAGGGAAACGGCGAGGTGCTGAACGGCAACTGGATTACCGGTATTCCGTTTATTGACGAAGTCCTGGTAGGTCCGCAAGAAGATATGCCGTTCGATATTGTGAACAATAAAGGACACAATGTTTACTATATGCTGCCGTTGCTGTTAGGTATATTAGGTCTGCTGTTCCAGGCTTATTCGGGACAGAAAGGGATTCAGAGTTTCTGGGTGACCTTCTTCCTGTTCTTCATGACCGGTCTGGCTATTGTACTGTACCTGAATCAGACGCCGTACCAGCCGCGTGAACGAGATTATGCGTATGCCGGATCGTTCTATGCGTTCTGTATCTGGATCGGATTCGGTGTCGCGGCACTGGCAAAGGGACTGGAACGATACGGCAAACTGAATCCGGTCATCGCCGGATCGGTGGCAACCGTGCTCTGCCTGTTCATCCCTATTCAGATGGCCGGACAAAACTGGGATGACCACGACCGTTCAGGCCGCTATGTCTGCCGTGATTTCGGTTCTAACTATCTGGAATCCTGTGAGCCGAACGCCATCATCTTCACCAACGGCGATAACGACACATTCCCTTTGTGGTATGCCCAGGAAGTAGAAGGTGTCCGTACCGATGTCCGCGTATGTAACACCAGTTACCTGCAAACAGACTGGTACATCGACCAGATGAAGAAACAGGCTTACGAGTCCGCTCCGCTGCCTATCACCTGGACACGCGACCAGTATATACAAGGAACCCGCGATGCAGCTTATGTATTCCCGCTGACAAAAGATTCGATCGACCTGAACACGGCCTTGAACTTTGTCCGCAGCGATGATCCTAAGTTCAAGAAGATTCCGGGTATTAACCAGGAACTCGATTATATCCCGGCCGACAAACTGTACTACAAAGTCGATTCCATCGCCGGAGCCAAAATCTTAGGCGGCAAGACAGACGGCATGGTAGACCAGATGATGATCAACCTCGCCGGAAAGAATGCACTGGGTAAACAAGAACTGACGATCCTCGACATGTTGCAGACCAACAATTTCGAACGTCCTATGTACTACGCGATCACGGTCAGCCCGGATCAGTTCGTCAATCTGGACGGTTACTTCGAACAGACCGGTCTCGCTTATCAAGTCGTTCCGAAAAATGCCAACAAGGCTGTCAACACCGACAAAATGTATGACAACGTGATGAACAAATTCAAATGGGGCGGCGTGGATAAACCGGGTGTTTACATCGACGAAAATGTAATGCGCATGTGTAAGAGCTACCGCATGATGTTGTTTAACAAACTGGCAGAAGCATTGGTGAAAGAAGGCAAGAACGACAAGGCTTTGGAAGTCCTGGACAAATGTATGCAGGTGTTGCCGCCGGAAAATGTCCCGCTCGACTACACGGCTCTTTCAACCGGCGAATTATATTACGTACTGGGCCAGAAAGAAAAAGCAGCGGAAATATTCACAGGTATTGCCGATAACATGATGCGTAACATAAACTGGTATTTCCGCTTGAACCCGATGCAGTTGTCATCCGTGGAAACAGAACTGTTACAAGACATGCAGGTTTTGAATCAAGTATTGTTAATCAACAAACATTACAACCCCGAATTCAACAAGAAATACCAGGAAGAGTTTGACAACTACCGTATGGCTTACGAATCGGCAGGACGCAGAGAATAA
- a CDS encoding outer membrane beta-barrel protein, protein MKKILFLFLFVSTTVFAQTEHGLLVGGGVGFPMQDSRKSDWNTSNLGYNHDLKGNGMIGYRVRFLPERKSFFDLDATIGFQGMSTYQYSPFFEGDGDGNYGGGKDGKSFTDFIMPISVAASWNYRLTDKFHFGLGVAPTLYVQPQAVFDLSIMAKAGYRLSKHCELGLSYQYGCLNTLKHFNDGPALGRRGHLSDLMLSVYIPFVIK, encoded by the coding sequence ATGAAAAAGATCTTATTTTTATTTTTGTTCGTTTCAACCACCGTGTTCGCCCAGACCGAACACGGCCTGTTGGTCGGTGGCGGTGTTGGTTTTCCGATGCAGGACAGTCGTAAATCAGATTGGAACACATCTAATCTCGGTTATAACCATGATTTGAAAGGTAATGGTATGATCGGCTACCGTGTCCGTTTCCTGCCCGAACGCAAATCTTTTTTTGACTTGGATGCAACTATCGGATTCCAAGGTATGAGCACGTACCAATATTCCCCTTTCTTTGAAGGAGATGGGGATGGAAATTATGGAGGAGGAAAAGACGGCAAAAGTTTCACCGATTTCATCATGCCGATCTCCGTTGCCGCCAGTTGGAACTATCGCCTTACCGACAAATTCCATTTCGGCTTGGGGGTAGCTCCGACATTATATGTACAACCTCAAGCCGTATTCGATCTCTCCATAATGGCTAAAGCCGGTTACCGGTTGAGTAAACATTGTGAATTGGGACTCTCCTATCAATATGGTTGTTTGAACACACTGAAACACTTCAACGACGGTCCGGCACTCGGACGCCGGGGGCATTTGTCTGATTTGATGCTATCGGTGTACATTCCGTTTGTTATCAAATAA